The DNA region GTGATCGAGTCGCGAACTCGCTCAGCAGCACTCATAAGGGTCCCATCTGGGTCGCCAAAatgttagcgttcaaaaacacataatcatggagcgattatatgcggtgccttttattaagagctctgggaatcggggtatattcaacccaaatctgactccgaccatacatccgaaatgatcatgccttatactctatcgttacataactttcatgtcaattattaaacttatattgttctattgtatacataaatttagcccctctctgaatttccaacatagtttctcactattcttcttatggttatataataattacatttaattactaagcaatcatcacatctaacaattatataatttatcatactgcttacgcaggtgcagttgatctgggaaagcacaaagcctaacattttagattctatctttaactttttccagggttccactatcaaTTTCAGGGTTCCAGGGtgaatttttggggttcccacgTTGGATTTTCAGGGTTCCTCGGCTCcatcccccatccccagcaccctGAGGGCGCAGTCGAGCGCGGGGGCGCTGTGGGTCGGGCACCCCATGGACACGACGGCCCCGTGGGGCCCCAGGAACCggggcagggcctgcagggctggggggctcctGGGGCGGATTTTGGGGTTCAGGGATGGATTCTGGGGTTCCCGGGATTTCATTGGTtccaggctgggtttggggggttggattttgggggttccaggttggattttgggggttCCTGGGACGGATTTCAGGGTTCCAGGTGTCTCTACGTTTCACGTTGGATTTTATTGGTTCCAGGTTGGAATTTGGGCGTTCCTGGgatggatttttggggttccctgGTTCAATTTTGGGGTTCCCAAATTTCAGGGTTTCGGGTTCGATTTCGAGGTTTCCAggatggattttggggttccAGGTTGGATTTTGGTGTTCCAGGTTTGACAGGTCCAACGTTGGGCATTATTGGTTCCAGGACGGATCTCCAGGGTTTCGGGTTGGATTTTGGGTTTTCCAGGCtggatttttgagattttacactggattttggggtttctgggtgAAATTTTGGGGTTTCCACGTCGGATTTTCACTTTTCCTCACTTCCACTCCCCATCCCCACCACCTTGAGGGCGAAGTCGAGCGCGGGGGCGCTGTGGGTCAGGCACCCCATGGACACGACGTCCACGTGGGGCCCCAGGAAGCTGCCCAGGCTCTCCAGGCCGATGCCCCCGCTGGCCTCCACCAGCACCCGCGGGTGCGCGGCCTTGACGCGTGCAGCCGCCGCGTGCAGCTCCTGGAAACGGGGGGGAAAAcgtcaaaaaacccaaaatttggGGTTCATTGGATGAGTGGGGGTCCGGTTCATTGGGGTTGGGCGGGATTCGAACCCAAAattggggtgtccctgctcaaATTTGGGTTTTCCccataaaaatccccaaaaatccgGGGATTAGTCCACCCAAAATTGGGGTGTccacccccaaattccccttaaagcagaaacaccaaaaaaattgggatttttcacCCAAAAATTTGGGGTCTCTCCCAcccagaaaaatcccaaatttgggATTTTCAACCTAGAATCTGCCCAATTTCAGTCCCTAGAAAAACCCATTAATTCTGGGATTATTTAACCCAAAATTGGGGTGCccacccccaaattccccttaaaccagaaacaccaaaaatttgggatttttcacCCAAAAATTTGGGGTCTCTCCCAcccagaaaaatcccaaattttgggattttcaaCTTAAAATCTGCCCAATTTCGGTCCCTATAAAAACCCATTAATTCTGCAATTATTTAACCCAAATTTCGGGTGcccacccccaaatccccactcaaccagaaaccccaaaaattcgGGGTTTTCCACCCAAAATTTGGGGTTCGAACCActgagaaaaaccccaaaatttgggattttcaaTCTAAAATCTGCCCAAATTCGGTCCCTATAAAAACCCATTAATTCTGGGATTATTTAACCCAAAATTGGGGTGCccacccccaaattccccttaaagcagaaacaccaaaaaaattgggatttttcacCCAAAAATTTGGGGTCTCTCCCAcccagaaaaatcccaaatttgggGGTTTCCAACCCAAAATTTGCCCAGTTTGGGTCCCCAGAAAAAATGATCAATTTTGGATTGTTCCACTTAAAATTGGGTGTTCAAAATTGGGGTGcccacccccaaatccccttcaaaccagaaaccccaaaaattcgGGGTTTGCAACCCAAAACCTGCCCAGTTTCAGTCCCACTTCTTGGGTTTATCCCAATTTCTTTTTGcttatttccccatttttttgggttttttcccatcttTGGGGGGTTTATCCCCATTTCAAGAAGTCCACAgccccatttttggggtttttcttcctatttttttggggtttgtctccattttttggggtttccccacatttttggggggtttatctcaattttttggggtttttttttcccccattttttagggttcattcctttttatttgtttgtttgtttttcccatttttggggtttcaTCCCAATTTTTGGGGCTTATCCCAAATTTTTGCAGCATGTCCtcattttttgggtttttttccttttttttgtttttattcccatgtttttttattttttcccactgtttggtttggggttttccatttttctggggttttcccccattttttgtggtttttcctcatttttttggGAATAATGCCATTTTTTGGACTTTATCCCTATTTTTGGTGTTTATCCCCATTTTGGGGGCTTTTATCCCCATTTTTTTGGAGTTTTACCCCCATTTTGCGGGTTTTATCCAAATTTTTTGGcatttattcaatttttttgggtttgttctCAATGTTTGGACTTTACCCCAGATTTTCGGCGGGTTCATCCCCcctttttgggattttttcctcattttttgggggttttccacctttttttttttgtcgattccccatttttggggtttatCCCAAATTTTTTCAGATCTCCCCCCCaccttttttttgggggggggatttatccaaatatttttttatttttccattttctccccatttttggAGTTTATCCGAGTGCAGATCCCGGTAAAGGGGGACAATGTCAGTGAACCCCAAAAATTTGGGGCTCGGTTCATTGGGGTTGGGCGGATTTGAACCAAaattggggtgtccctgggtttttcccataaaaatccccacaaatCCGGGGATTGTTCCACCCAAAactgggtgtccctgctcaaATTTGGGTTTTCCCCATAAAAATCTCCacaaatttggggatttgaaCCCAAattggggtgtccctgctcaaatttgggtttttccccaaaattccccacaAATCCATGTATTGTTCCACCCAAAattggggtgtccctgctcaaATTTGGGTTTTCCCCATAAAAATCTCCacaaatttggggatttgaaCCCAAAATTGGAGTGTCCACCCCCAAATACCCCTTAAACTAGAAACAccaaaaatttgggattttccaCCCAAAATTTGGGGTCCGACCCAccaagaaaaaccccaaaatttgggattttcaaCCCAAAATTTGCCCAATTTGGGTCCCTAAAAAATTTATCAATTCTGGGATTATTtgacccccccaaaaaacccgATTTTTTGCAGTTATCTCCCCCCAAATTTCACcgtttttccccaaatttttgccgtttttccccaaattttcacctttttctcccaaattttcaccttttccccccaaaatttcGATTTTCAGGGTTCCCGAATTTTGGGGCTCCCCCATGGGCTCAGAGCTCAAATCTCCACCACCCCCACCCCGATTTTGCACCATTTTTTTGAGTTTCTCCCCAAAGTTTCaccttttttcccaaattttcactgtttttccccaaactttcGCCTTTTTCCTCCCGAAATTTCACCTTTTCTCCCCCAAAATTTCGATTTTCAGGGTTCCCGAATTTTGGGGCTGCCCCGTGGGCTCAGAGCTCAAATCTCCACCACCCCCCACCCCAATTCTGGGCacatttttttgggttttctcccctagattttcacctttttttcccaaattttcgccgttttccccaaaattttcaccttttttcccccaaattttcaccatttttcccccaaaatttcgATTTTCAGAGTTCCCCAATTTTGGGGCTCCCccctgggctcagagctcaaaTCTCCACCACCCCCACCCCAATTCTGGGCCGATGTTTTTGagtttttcccccaaattttcactgtttttccccaaattttcacttttttcccccaaattttcaccttttatcccccaaatttcccctctttcccccaAAATTTCGATTTTCGGGGTCCCCCGATATTTTGGGGCTCCCCTGTGTGCTCAGAGCTCAAATCTCCGCCACCCCCACCCCAATTCTGGGcacatttttggggttttctcccccaaatttttgccttttttccccaaattttcatcgtttttccccaaatttttgccgtttttcccccaaattttcaCCTTTTATCCCCAAAATTTCaccttttctccccaaaatttccattttcGGGGTTCCCGAATTTTGGGGCTCCCTCGTGGGCTCAGAGCTCAAATCTCTGCTACCCCCACCCCAATTCTGGGcacatttttggggttttctcccccagattttcacctttttttcccaaatttttgccgttttccccaaaattttcaccttttttccccaaaatttcaCCTTTTCTCCCCCAAAATTTCGATTTTCGGGGTTCCCCGATGTTTTGGGGCTGCCCCGTGGGCTCAGAGCTCAAATCTCTGCCACCCCCACCCCAATTCTGGGCACATATTTTTGAGTTTCTCCCccaaatttttgctttttttccccaaatttttgccgtttttccccaaaatttcgccatttttccccccaaaatttcgatttttggggtcccccgaTGTTTTGGGGCTCACCTCTGGGCTCAGGTTGTCGAGCAGGACGACATCGGCCCCAGCCTTGGCCGCCTCCAGTGCCTGCTCAGCGCTCGCGCACTCCACGCCCAATTTCTGCGTGAAGCCCCCGGCCCGGCGTGCCCCCACAATCAGCTGTGGGAccccaaaataaacccaaaaattaGGGATTTGCCCCCAAAATTTGGGTTCTTCTATTCAAAATTAATCCTCAAAAATTGGGGATTTCTACTCGAAATTAATCCCCAAAAATTCGGAAATTAATGCCCAAAAATTGGGAATTCTTACTCAAAATTAGTCCCcaaaaattgggattttccCCTCAGATTCTTCCCCAAAAATTGAGAATTTGACTCCCAAATTAATACCCAAAAATTGGGGATTTCCACTCAAAATTTAAACCCaaaaatttggaaattaatCCCCAAAAATTTGGGTTTTTCTATTCAAAATTAATCCTCAAACATTGGGGATTTCTACTCGAAATTAATTTCCaaaaatttggaaattaatCCTCAAAAATTGGGGATTTCTATTCAAAATTAATCccaaaaaattgggaatttctactcaaaattaatccaaaaaattgggaattcctACTCAAAATTAATCCCCAAATTTGAGAATTTTCCCCCAAATTAATCCCCCAAAAATAGGATTTTCTACTCAAAATTAATccaaaaaattgggaatttctactcaaaaaattgggaattcctACTCAAAATTAATTCCCctaaatttgggaatttttcctcaaaattaaTCCCCAAATTTGAGAATTGCCCCCTAAATTAATCCCCCCAAAATATGATTTTCTACTCAAAATTAATccaaaaaattgggaatttctaCTCGAAATTAATTCccaaaaaattgggaatttcccCACAAAAATTGCAAATTTTCCCCGGAAAAATTGgcaatttccccccaaaattaaTCCCCaaaaatttccccaaatttgGGGTCCCCCCAcacccaaaaccccccaaattttggggtgcTCACCTTTGCCAGCGCTCTGGCATTGTCCCGATCCCCCACAAATTTGgcccccaaatttcccccatttttacCCCAAACTCGGGGTCCCCACAACCGGAACCCCCCCAAATTTTGGGTTTCCCCACCCCATTTTCcacccatttttttttcccatttctccccCATTTCCACCCAAATTTCCCCCATTTTACCCcaaatttttccccatttcccccccaaaTTTGAGTGTCCCCAAAACCAGAACCCCCCAAATTTTGCCCCCAGATTTtgcccccatttccccccaaattCGGGGTCTCCCCTCCTCATTTCAGCCCCATTCCCCCCcaatttttccccccatttctccccattttccacccaaatttttcccatttccccccacaTTTTGGGGATCCccctccccatttcccccccaaaTCCGGGGGTTCCCACAACCAGAACCCCCCAAATTTTGCCCCCAAATTCGGGGTCTCCACACTCATTTCCCTCCCATTTTCCACCCATTTGTCccccaatttttttcccatttccaccCAATTTCGGGGTACCCCACAGCGAAtttcaccccaaatccccccaaaattgAGTCCTTACCCGTTTAACCCCTTCCTGTCCCTCACTCAGTTCCACCACCGCTCTGTGCTTGTCCTTGAGCAGCCCGGaccccccatttcccccccaaatttcccctcaTTTTACCCcaaatttttccccatttctccccatttcccccccaaaTCCGGGGGTCCCCACAACCAGAACCCCCCAAATTCTGTAGGGTCTCCCCACAACCAAAACTGCCCCAATTCAAGGGTCCCCCCACTCATTTCCCCCCCAATTTCGGGGGTCCCCACCTGCCGGATACCCCCCCCCCCATTCTCCCCCcatttcttctccattttccctccaagtttttccccatttctccccCATTTTCacccaattttttccccaatttcgGGGCTCTCCCACaacaaaattcccccaaattttggggtccTCACCTGTGTCACCCCCTCCTCTGTCTCCAGTGCCACTGCTCTGTGATTGTCCAGatgccccctccccaaattcctgatCCCCCTCCCCATTTTCCacccaatttttttccccaatttcggggttcccccaccccaaaaccccccaaaatttGGGGTCCTCACCCGTTTAACCCCTTCCTGTCCGCTGTCGCTCTCTCTGTGATTGCCCCCCCAAATTTCCTCCCCATTTTCcacccatttttccccatttccacccatatttttcccatttccaccCACATTTCGGGGTTCCCCCgaccccaaaatttggggtcCTTACCCGTTTAACCCCTTTGTGCCCGCCTCCGCCCATCTCGGCCACGGCCCTGTGCTTGTCCTTGAGCAGCGCGAacgcccccagcccctcccaaattttccctcattttcccccaaatttcgGGGTCTCCCACaaccaaaaccccccaaaaccgccccaaatccccccaaaatttcGGGGTCCTTACCTGTTTAACCCCTTCGTGCCCTCCTCCGCCCATCTCGGCCACGGCCCTGTGCTTGTCCTTGACGAGGCCGAAcgtccccagcccctcccaaatttcccctcattttcccccaaatttttccccatttcccccccaaaTTTGGGGGTCCCCACAACCAGAACCCCCCAAATTTTGCTCCCAAATTTTCCCCCCAAATACGGGGTCTCCTCTCCACATTTCTCCCCTCATTTCTCCCCTATTCCCCCCCCAGTTTTTCCCGCCATTTCTCCCCCATTTTCCACCCAaatttttccctcattttccccCAGATTTCGGGGTacccccaccccaaatccccccaaaatttcGGGGTCCTTACCCGTTTAACCCCTTCTTCCCGCCTGCGCCCATCTCGGCCGCGGCCCTGTGCTTGTCCCGATCCCCCCTCCCCATTCCTCTCCCATTTCTCCCCCAacttttcccccatttccacccaaatttttccccaatttcgGGGGTCTCtcaccccaaaatttggggtcCTTACCCGTTTAACCCCTTCCTGTCCCTCACTCAGTTCCACCACCGCTCTGTGCTTGTCCTTGAGCAGCCCGAACACCACCAGCCCCTCCCAAATTTCCCctcattttcccccaaatttttccccatttcccccccaaaTTTGGGGGTCCCCACAACCAGAACCCCCCAAATTTTGCCCCCATTTCCCCACAAATTCGGGGTCTCCTCTCCCCATTTCTCCCCTCATTTTTCCCCTATTCCCCCCCCAGTTTTTCCCGCCATTTCTCCGCCATTTTCCACCCAaatttttccctcattttcccccaaatttcgGGGTCTCCCACAACCAAAACcgccccaaaaccccccaaaatttcGGGCTCCTTACCCGTTTAACCCCTTCGTGCCCGCCTCCGCCCATCTCGGCCACGGCCCTGTGGTTGTCCTTCAGCAGCCCAGACCCCCCATtcccccccaaatttcccctcaTTTTACCccaaatttttccccaatttcgGGGGTCTCTCACCCCAAATTTCGGGCTCCTTACCCGTTTAACCCCTTCGTGCCCGCCGCCCATCTCAGCCACGGCCCTGTGGTTGTCCTTGACGAGGCCGAAGGTCCCCAGCCCCTGGCGGTGCCCCTGCGCGCCCCCCACGCCCAGCGCGTACTTCTCGGCCGCCCTGAAGCCGGGCGTGCCCTTGCGCGTCCCCGCCACGACCCCTCCCCAATTCCGGCTCTCGGCGACGCCCCGGGCCCGGGCGGCCATGGAGGCCACGCCGCTGCAGCGGCCCAGGACGTTCAGGGCCGTGCGCTCGGCCAGGAGCAGCCCGGAAACGGGGCCGCGAACCTCGGCcagcagcgcccggcccgggcccAGCCGGGAACCCTCGGGAACCTTCCAGAGCACGGAGCAGCCCGACACCGCGAACACCGCCTCGGCGAACGGGCAGCCGGCCAGCACCCCGAAAAATGGGGCGGGGGCGGGGTTAAATGCGGGGGTTTCGGGGTTAAATCCGGCGGTTTCGGGGTTAAATGCGGGGGTTTCGGGGTTTTTGACGAGGATGTGGGCGCGGATCTCGGCGTTCCCCAGCGGCGCCACGGTGGGGTCGGGCCAGGGCGCGTCCTCGTCCAGCCAGGAGCGCGCCAGGGCCCGCAGGCggtgcgggggaggggggggcgGCCAGGGGGTCCCCCAAGGGTTCGGGGGTCCCGCGGGGTTCGGGGGCGCAGAGCCGGACATGGTGCGGAGAGAcctggggagagagaaagggaattaGGGGGGGGATATTGGAGTCCTTGGGGGGCATTTTGGGGGTCTTGGGGGTCTCTGTGAggattttgggggtcccaggaGGGTCCTTGAGGGGATTTTGGTGTCCCCATTGGGATCTatggggagattttggggtctgggggggattttgggggtcccaggaGAGTCCTTGGGGGCATTTTGGGGTGTGGggagggggttttggggagatttgggggatccttggggggattttggggtccctgaggggatttggggtaaTGGGGAGGGGCCTTCGAGGGGTTAATGGGGTCCCaggggagattttggggtccccatgGGGATCTCTGGAGAGATTTTTGGGtctggggggatttggggtgtcccaGGAAGGTCCCTGAGGGGCTTTGGGGGTCTTAGGGGGGGCctggaggggatttgggggtgtggggagggggcttggggggattttggggtccccattGGGATCTATGGGGAGATTTTTGGGTCTGGGGGcgattttggggtcccaggggggattttgagggattttggggtcccagggGGGTATTTGGGGGGTCCTtgagggggttttggggtcccccttggggtttttggggaggatttgggtctgggggggattttgggggtccctggggggatttgggggcgCTGAAGAGCAAATTTGGGATcgggtttgggggatttgggcCAATTTGGGGCcgatttttttccacttttttccccattttggggatttttggccGATTTTGTGCCAATTTGGGTCAATTTGGTGCCGATTTTTgcctttccccccctttttttgggattttttggtgattttggagTTAATTTGTGTCAATTTTTGCCAATTTGGTGCCgattctttgccttttttccccttttttaggattttggggtaattttggggtgaatttgtgtcaatttttcccaattttgtgccaatttttcccctttctttctggttttgggtagtttggggtgattttaggttatttttttccaattttgtcccgatttttccccttttttccattttagggatttttttgaTAATTTTGTACCAATTCTTGCCAATTTAGTGCcgatttttccccttttttttctggttttggggctttttagcCGATTTTTTGTCAAATTTTGCCCATTTTGTGCcgattttttgccttttttctgcttttgggcCAATTTCTGCTGATTTTGTGTAATTTCAGCCGATTTTATGccaaattttcccatttttgcgctgattttcccccttttttccgGTTTTGGGGCAATTTAAGCCGATTTTATGtcaatttttgtcatttttgtgtcgattttcccccctttttttcccttttaggGATTTTTGGATTATTTCGTGACAATTTGAGTCAATGTAGTGCCGATTTTTGccctttatttaaattttgggagattttaaaataatttcgTGTCAATTTTTGCCACTTTTGTGCTgactttcctccttttttcctgattttgggCAATTTAGGGCGATTTTGAGTAATTTTAGCTGATTTAGTGCCGATTTTCCCCGATTTTGTGTattttgggatggttttgggtgatttttttcaatttttgccAATTTTGTGTcgatttttcccctttttctggttttgggcCGATTTCTGCTGATTTTGTGTAATTTCAGCCGATTTTATGCAATTTTTGCCAATTTTGTGCCGATTTCTGCTGATTTTGTGTAATTTCAGCCGATTTTATGCCAATTTTTGCCAATTTTGTGCcgatttttccccttttttttccgATTTTGGGCCGATTTCCGCTGATTTTGTGTAATTTCAGCcgattttgtgccaattttcGCCAATTCTGCGCcgatttttcccccttttttccgGTTTTGGGCCGATTTCTGATGATTTTGGGTTATTGTAGCCGATTTTATGTCAATTTTTGCCAATTTTGTGCcgatttttccccttctttcccGTTTTGGGCCGATTTCCGCTGATTTTGTGCAATTTCAGCCGATTTTGTGCCGATTTTGGCCCTTTTTGCCCCAAATCCCGCGGTCCAGGGGCCGTTttgggcccggccccgccccctcccctcACGCGCCCCTCCCCCACTCACCGGGCGCGCGCCGGGCCCGAATGAGGCCccgggggggagggggggggatCTTACCCGGGGGGGCGGGGCCACAGCGCGGGCACTGATTGGCTGCCGCCGCTGATTGGCTGCCGCCGCTGATTGGCTGCCACgcccacccaaaaaaaaaaaaaattccgaaaaaacccaaaaataaacccGCAAGTGTTTGGGGGGAGGGGCAATGGGGGAAGGGAAGTTGGGGAAAAATGgagggaaattgggaaaaattggggaaaaatgggtaaaaattgggaaaaatgagatttggggacattggggaaaATTggtaaaaaatgggaaaaatgagatttggggacattggggacattggggacaatgagaaaaaaatgggaaaagttGGGGAAAAACCGGAGAGAAATTGgggaaaatttagaaaaatgagatttggggacattggggacattgggggaaaaatgggaaaaaaatgggaaaaattggaggaaaatattatattatattatattatattatattatattatattatattatgttatgttatgttatgttatgttatgttatgttatgttatgttatgttatgttatgttatgttatgttatgttatattatattatgttatattatatattatattatatattatattatattatactatattatactatattatactatattatactatattacattacattgtatagtattatattttattattttatattttatttattttatttgattttatttatttttatttcattttatgttttaatacaattttttttattttattgtatttattatttatttaattgtattttattttatctaattttatttcatttcatttcatttttattttattttatcttatttcatttcatttcattttaattttattttattttatttcattttatgttttttcattattttttttattttatttcatttcattttattttattttattttattttatttcatttcattttattttattttattttattctgtccTTCCCCAGCAAAACTCGATTTTATCTCTGGTTTTCTTCAGATTCCAAATTCCAAAATCCATCAGGGGCCAGAAAtgctctgcaaacacaaacccaaaaatagatttgggttttatttatttttatttcatttcatgttTTAATCCATTTACATTGtcttatattatattgtattatattatattatactatattacattatactatattacattacattgtatattattatattttattattttatatattattttattttattttatttattatttatttttgtttcattttatgttttaataatttttattttattttattgtatttattatttattttattgtattttattatatcttattttattttatcttatttccttttttattttattttatttcctttcatttattttattttattttattttattttattttattttattttattttattttattttattttattttattttattttatttcatttcttttgatttcattttattttgtccttCCCCAGCAAAACTCGATTTTATCTCTGGTTTTCTCCAGATTCCAAATTCCAAATTCCGTCCTGGGCCCAGAAAtgctctgcaaacacaaaaacccaaaaacagatttgggttttatttatttttatttcatttcatgttttaatccatttatattacattatattacattatattacattatattacattatattatattatattatattatattatattatattatattatattatattatattatattatattatattatattatattatattatattatattatattatattatattatattatattatattatattatattatattatatttttttgtattgtattgtattgtgttatgttatgttatgttataatatattatattataatgtaatatataatatagtattttattatattttattattttatattttatttattttatttgattttatttattatttatttttatttcattgtatgttttaatacatttttattgtatttttttgtatttgttatttattttattttattttattttattttattttattttattttattttattttattttgtttcattttattctgtCCTTCCCCAGCAAAACTCGATTTTATCTCTGGTTTTCTTCAGATTCCAAATTCCAAATTCCGTCCTGGGCCCAGAAAtgctctgcaaacacaaacccaaaaacagatttgggttttatttatttttatttcatttcaagtTTGAATAcatttatattacattatattgtattatattatattatattatattatattatattatattatattatattatattata from Melospiza georgiana isolate bMelGeo1 unplaced genomic scaffold, bMelGeo1.pri scaffold_29, whole genome shotgun sequence includes:
- the LOC131096391 gene encoding nicotinate-nucleotide pyrophosphorylase [carboxylating]-like, translating into MSGSAPPNPAGPPNPWGTPWPPPPPPHRLRALARSWLDEDAPWPDPTVAPLGNAEIRAHILVKNPETPAFNPETAGFNPETPAFNPAPAPFFGVLAGCPFAEAVFAVSGCSVLWKVPEGSRLGPGRALLAEVRGPVSGLLLAERTALNVLGRCSGVASMAARARGVAESRNWGGVVAGTRKGTPGFRAAEKYALGVGGAQGHRQGLGTFGLVKDNHRAVAEMGGGHEGLIVGARRAGGFTQKLGVECASAEQALEAAKAGADVVLLDNLSPEELHAAAARVKAAHPRVLVEASGGIGLESLGSFLGPHVDVVSMGCLTHSAPALDFALKVVGMGSGSTPTEEGPLEHNCAEVIEYTYSAREDLKDVPLEQPEWELFTDGSSFVENGTRYAGYTLCQARAGGGALFHHKPRPDLALAPHGHSEHPKVSRDIDLVQPLTTTTVTLRNLMGPRCCCDTVVPHGIKETIVKLGDPKKPSVHDDLVQPIV